The sequence GATGTATTTCTTGACTCTTCAATACAAAGCTAACATTATTCTGGTTATCCCACAATATCACTTGTTGAAAATAAACAACAACTCCAACAGTTGAATGATCTAATACTCGTGGATAAGTTATATTTTTCTCTCCCTTTATAAATCATCATCAAGAATCATGGAGCTGAAAATCCCTTGAACAAACTCGCTCTGTTTCAACTTTTCTCTGTGATCCTCAGCCGAAAGAGacttcttctcaacactcctGCAAAATCCAGATCAAGACGAGAACCATCAGAGAGTGAATGTAAGAAAACCAATCTGAGGATGATGAATGAAGCAATACCGTTTAGGCAAACTCTGATTCGATGTCTTCTTGGCAGAACTTGTTTCCGAAATGAAAAGTCCATCTGCCATTGGCGAAATGAAGGAAGACAGCAAAGGGTCAGCAGCTATACTGGACGATGAAGGAGGTACAACAACACGCGAAGATCCTTCAAACAAGCTTTGAAAGTTTCCATCAGGGAACTCTCTCTTCAAGATGGATAGCATGGACTGAGCCCCGCCTCTTCTTGTTGATTTTCTTTTCCGCGTTGTCACGTGATATTATAGTTAAGGAATGAATGAAACACAATACATTGAAGGAAGGGAATCATATAGGTAAAATGatggatagaaaaaaaaaaggatatctTGAACATGTTTGCATGTTGAAGTGTTATATGAGCAACCATATCGGAGCTCACTTTCACCGCACATACGGGGCATACCTACAAGGAGAACAATGTTAATCTACAATCACTGTTCAAGAAATCGCCAGATAGTGTCACAATAATTTTGTGCTTTATAGAAAATTACTGATTAGACGGatgcctagaccgattttttgaGCGCTTAGaccaattttgaaaaaaaaatcgttctaaaaaaatcatttcgTTTAGACCCAATTTACCATTTAGGCGGgcagaccgatttttagaacactgtcGACAATAAAAGAAACTCTCCTGACAATAAACAGGACTCCTATCCTGATTCAAACACATCTTCCCTTATTGTATGTCCAAGAAGAGGAACTACTAAACAAAGAGCAGTGGTCTGCCTAATCTACTAAGAACCATGTGATGAGACATTAATTAGATTTTTGATATTACAGAATAATATGGGAGAAGTGTTCACCCCATTGATAGTGTCCATTGGATGATCTTCGTCAATGTGGCAGCACAAAGAGACGATATCAAAGTAGTCAGAGCAGAAGGGGCAAGCATACTCTTCCCTGAACTCATCTTCTCCCTCCGCCTCCTCAAACCCCAAGAAGTTATCTGCATTTAtcatcaaaaacaaaatgtaaACAATCAGAGACTTGAAAAATATAGGACTACTAAAAGTGTGTTCCATTCTTGTGGTTACACGACAAATATAAATGGGGATCAGAAGGAACACTGAGATATGTAATAAAAGTTGGAGTTATGCAATAAACAACGTTGTAccaaaaacaagttttttttgtatgtcTTGTTGTTAAACCAAGAATCAAAGGTTCCAACCTTTTGACAAACAGAACTCTTACACATAAACTAACACACACATGAGACTCAAATGCCTCAAAGACAGAAACTTTTCTCCATTTCTTGGTTCTCTATGTCAATGATTTTCGGACAGGATGGATttaattacaacaaaaaaaaataattttctcgTTTCTTTATCACTCGTACAATTAATATaagccaacaaaaaaaaatcaaatctcaaaaaataaaacaaagaacaatattatttattttttcaactcACCAGATCGAGACAAGAAATCGAGCTGGTATCTTCGTGAAGCCGATGCGAGACGATCACTCCATGAATCAGAATCCAT comes from Brassica rapa cultivar Chiifu-401-42 chromosome A02, CAAS_Brap_v3.01, whole genome shotgun sequence and encodes:
- the LOC103854685 gene encoding protein DEHYDRATION-INDUCED 19 homolog 6 isoform X2, which codes for MDSDSWSDRLASASRRYQLDFLSRSDNFLGFEEAEGEDEFREEYACPFCSDYFDIVSLCCHIDEDHPMDTINGVCPVCAVKVSSDMVAHITLQHANMFKVTTRKRKSTRRGGAQSMLSILKREFPDGNFQSLFEGSSRVVVPPSSSSIAADPLLSSFISPMADGLFISETSSAKKTSNQSLPKRVEKKSLSAEDHREKLKQSEFVQGIFSSMILDDDL
- the LOC103854685 gene encoding protein DEHYDRATION-INDUCED 19 homolog 6 isoform X1, whose amino-acid sequence is MDSDSWSDRLASASRRYQLDFLSRSDNFLGFEEAEGEDEFREEYACPFCSDYFDIVSLCCHIDEDHPMDTINGVCPVCAVKVSSDMVAHITLQHANMFKVTTRKRKSTRRGGAQSMLSILKREFPDGNFQSLFEGSSRVVVPPSSSSIAADPLLSSFISPMADGLFISETSSAKKTSNQSLPKRSVEKKSLSAEDHREKLKQSEFVQGIFSSMILDDDL